The Candidatus Melainabacteria bacterium genome includes a window with the following:
- a CDS encoding RNA polymerase sigma factor, which produces MQSVWTRQDTQSMKNTVTGILRNRFGTHPDFEDYLQEAMMHVYAQRNKIPTGYTRNAYIGKMVIHCCYSLSRKQVKQTLNAHQLVEHDSDEMLMTICEELTTYQPEMSDPGTTRLLCETLQSLSLNHRQILLLTAEGFDYKSIAAILKISMGTVRSRLHYARKICAKRLAPHLT; this is translated from the coding sequence ATGCAGAGTGTATGGACCAGGCAAGATACGCAATCAATGAAAAATACAGTTACAGGTATTTTGAGAAACAGATTCGGCACTCATCCAGACTTCGAAGATTATTTGCAGGAAGCGATGATGCATGTCTATGCTCAGAGAAACAAAATTCCAACCGGGTACACCCGCAATGCATACATTGGAAAAATGGTGATCCACTGTTGTTATTCTCTTTCTCGAAAGCAAGTCAAACAGACGTTAAACGCACATCAGTTAGTCGAACACGATAGCGATGAAATGCTGATGACCATTTGCGAAGAGCTCACCACGTATCAACCAGAAATGTCGGACCCAGGGACCACACGACTGCTCTGCGAAACTCTTCAAAGCCTCTCGCTCAATCACAGACAGATACTTTTATTGACAGCCGAAGGCTTCGATTACAAAAGCATAGCGGCAATTCTCAAAATTTCGATGGGCACCGTCCGCTCACGATTACATTATGCTAGAAAGATCTGCGCTAAGCGATTAGCACCACATCTAACTTAA
- a CDS encoding DUF4102 domain-containing protein, with protein sequence MDSTVDGIILSFFKTIHTVYISGVVFLPRLTAKFIDENVRRPCQGQKIIRDDDLKGFGLRVTKGSMSWIAEVRVDGKLKRLTLGKYELMAPEQARNDCRKLLQRHALNEQIQAIPTLSQVQSRYLEVRSLSKNTLRNYINLTKRCLGDWYELPITSITKDMVLARHRELTRTTQQKSSGKTQANMAMSNLNSLFRFAIHHYESEDGTPLIVSNPVVTLSQNRVWHRTGVRRVIIPDHKLSDWYQAVLSLRQKMIRDYLLVLILTGLRKNEAASLRWTDIDFECKTLTIRAENTKNQNEYSLPMSEFLVAIMRRRKLDPRKSDFVFPGREGHLVDPKHCLEHVIDRSECDFVLHDLRRTFITAAAKLGIPHNLIKKLVNHVSVADVTDGYISLQVEHLRAPMEQITNHFLNLFGYDEKQWDEALLRTGKEVIDLNSLFEDLLHAISF encoded by the coding sequence ATGGATAGTACTGTTGATGGCATTATCCTTTCGTTCTTCAAAACGATACACACAGTCTACATTAGTGGGGTAGTTTTCTTGCCACGTCTGACAGCAAAATTCATCGACGAAAATGTGCGTCGTCCATGCCAGGGACAAAAGATAATACGAGATGACGATTTGAAGGGATTTGGATTGCGTGTGACCAAGGGGTCGATGTCCTGGATTGCCGAGGTTAGGGTTGATGGCAAGCTCAAGCGACTGACGCTGGGCAAGTACGAGCTGATGGCACCTGAACAAGCCCGAAACGATTGCAGGAAGCTCTTGCAGCGCCATGCTTTGAATGAGCAAATACAAGCCATTCCAACTCTGAGTCAGGTACAGTCAAGGTATCTGGAGGTTCGCAGTCTCAGCAAAAACACACTGAGAAACTACATCAATCTGACGAAGAGATGCCTTGGAGATTGGTATGAGCTGCCAATCACCAGCATCACGAAAGACATGGTGTTAGCTCGCCATCGAGAATTAACACGAACGACGCAGCAGAAATCATCTGGAAAAACTCAGGCTAATATGGCTATGAGTAACTTGAATAGCCTTTTCCGATTTGCGATTCACCACTACGAAAGCGAAGATGGAACACCGTTGATCGTGTCCAATCCTGTAGTGACTCTTTCGCAGAACAGAGTCTGGCATCGAACCGGCGTCAGGCGAGTTATCATCCCCGACCACAAGTTGTCTGATTGGTATCAGGCGGTTTTATCGCTGAGACAGAAAATGATTCGAGATTACCTTCTGGTCCTGATTCTGACTGGTCTGAGAAAAAATGAAGCGGCAAGTCTTAGATGGACCGATATCGACTTTGAGTGCAAGACTCTGACGATTCGTGCCGAGAACACGAAGAATCAAAACGAATACAGCTTGCCCATGAGCGAGTTTCTCGTGGCGATTATGCGTCGTCGAAAGCTCGATCCGCGCAAGTCGGATTTCGTCTTTCCTGGACGTGAGGGGCATCTCGTTGATCCCAAGCATTGCCTTGAACACGTCATTGACCGGAGTGAATGTGATTTTGTCTTGCATGACTTGAGAAGAACGTTTATAACCGCTGCTGCAAAACTGGGCATCCCTCACAATTTGATCAAGAAACTTGTAAACCATGTGTCTGTGGCAGACGTGACCGACGGCTACATCAGTCTGCAAGTTGAGCATCTGCGCGCCCCAATGGAGCAGATTACCAATCACTTCTTGAATCTATTTGGATACGACGAAAAGCAGTGGGATGAAGCTCTTCTTCGGACAGGGAAAGAAGTAATTGATTTGAATAGCCTTTTCGAGGACCTTCTCCATGCGATTAGCTTTTAG
- a CDS encoding DNA-binding protein — MQRFNKNTNDKNTSDSNKGSDGRVVPFAKPQSELLSRKAAAEYLQIKEQTLAVWTCTQRYELPIVKIGRLVRYKKSDLDKFIERRTKGLVSSE; from the coding sequence ATGCAGCGTTTCAACAAAAATACAAACGATAAAAACACAAGCGACAGCAATAAAGGTTCCGATGGCAGGGTAGTTCCTTTTGCAAAGCCCCAGTCGGAACTTCTCAGTCGCAAAGCTGCCGCAGAATATTTGCAGATTAAAGAGCAAACACTGGCCGTGTGGACATGCACGCAACGCTATGAACTACCGATCGTAAAGATTGGGCGACTGGTTCGATACAAGAAAAGCGATCTCGATAAGTTCATAGAGAGAAGAACAAAAGGTCTTGTTTCAAGCGAGTAA
- the ssb gene encoding single-stranded DNA-binding protein, producing MTNDIKFENSVHMTGYVGKNPEFTVFESKNRRARFSIAVSQPVGRGQQPKKPMWLDIEAWNEVADKVQSATFGKGSLVTVFGSLAPNYWEQTIGEVTIERQKVKVKLNHLEIIAPKSSAAETSPPQSTSVPESDPVHESAPAHETAPVHESAPVHETAPVEEAAQFRTTRARRTAKTA from the coding sequence ATGACAAATGACATCAAATTCGAAAATAGCGTACACATGACTGGCTACGTCGGCAAAAATCCTGAATTCACAGTTTTCGAAAGCAAGAATAGACGCGCCAGGTTCTCTATTGCTGTCAGTCAACCGGTTGGACGCGGTCAACAGCCAAAGAAACCAATGTGGCTCGACATCGAAGCCTGGAATGAAGTTGCAGACAAAGTCCAATCGGCTACATTCGGCAAAGGATCTCTGGTCACTGTATTTGGTTCACTGGCGCCAAATTATTGGGAGCAGACGATCGGTGAAGTAACAATTGAGAGGCAAAAGGTCAAGGTTAAATTGAATCACTTAGAAATAATTGCGCCCAAGTCCTCAGCTGCCGAAACCTCACCACCGCAATCAACATCAGTGCCGGAATCGGACCCCGTGCACGAATCAGCTCCAGCGCACGAAACGGCTCCCGTGCACGAATCAGCTCCAGTGCACGAAACGGCTCCCGTGGAAGAAGCGGCTCAATTTCGAACGACACGCGCCCGCCGAACCGCGAAAACTGCATAA